The following is a genomic window from Pyricularia oryzae 70-15 chromosome 5, whole genome shotgun sequence.
ATTATGCGCATGGCCACTCTGCAGAATATAAAGGTAAATAAATTCAACCCGCAGTGGCTCGCACACAGTAGATCTCCCAGGGAAAAGGGACACTTCTCAATGCGTGGCATATTTGTCTGCCCAGGTTCGTCAAAGACGAAAACGAAAATAGATACGACACAGAACTGGAGAAGCAATAAATGCACTCCTGATAAGACGAAACTTCGAGGATGGGGTCGCACCGCCGTTGTAACATGCCGGAAGTCGAGCTCGCTTGGCCTCACCGGTGTTATACACATAGCTTTGGAGAGAGGGGCCTACTTTGACTGTCACAAGCTGACTTGTAAGCCGTTGGACTTCTCCTCGACAACGCCGGATAGAAAAATCCCCTCACACCGCTTTCAATAACTTGGTTCTTGCTGCATGATGCATCGTGCAGCTGTGAAGAACCGGTGCATGCATGTAAGCGGTACTATGGTTTGCTTTCGCCTGGCGGCTttgtgaaagccgagatcagCCAGGTTTTGGTTACATGACGATAACCACATGATGAATGGGCTGATGGAACATACGAAAGAAAGACGCCGGCAGACACCCGCGCATGGTCACACAAACACAAACATCCCGGAGACCGAGCCTGTTACCAGCGACTGGCTTTTTGTTGCGTGTGCCGCACAACGACAACATGATCGGCAGACGGAGAAAAAGGCCCGGACCAGATTATGTCATTGCGTCAGGCGCAAACCGCCCTTGATTCCTTTTTCCCTCATAGCACTGGAACAATTATGTATACCACTCACACTTTCGCACCGTCCATAGCCCTGCTTTCCTcatccttctcctcctcggcccACCTCTTCCGCAACCCCTCCAGCCACTCTCCCTTATCCAGCCAGCGCTGCTCCAGCCAGCGCGCCAGATCCGCGTCGCTCCGCGGCAGCTCCTCGATGGGGAAGCGGCGCACGTGCACGTGGAATCGGAAGCCGTGGGGCCCGGGGGCCGAGAGGCCCGGCACGCTCAGCGTGTCCCAGAATACGGGCGCCACCATCCAGGAGCCGTCCTTTTGGTACGCGATGGCGAGGTCGTAGACGGCCTTCACGTGCGAAGCGTGCCGGAGGTGCTGAACCGTGGCGATGAAGCCCTTTGTGCGCGGGTAGAGGAGGTGCTGGGGCTGCGGCTTGCCGTTGGTCGCGCACCACTGCTTTGACTCTTCGTACTTTTTGGGCGTGAAGCGGGTGGCTTCCGAGAAGGATACGAGCCCTTTTTGGATATTAATGTTAGTTGCTTGCGTCTGAAAATTCCTGCAGACTTCGTTTTCCCTCTCTTTTATATTTCCTCCAACCTTCCCTTTTCTCTGTTCAGGTTCATCCGGTTTCCATCCCTGCGCACTTGCAATATGGACGGGCGTCTTCTCCTGGACGAGTTGTCCAACATGAAATGAGCACACTTACAGGTAGGCCACCTCCGATTCACAATACCCTCAAAAACCCTATTGAGCTCATCCCTATCCCGGAGCCAGTTCCTCGTTACCATGGGCATCCCAAGCGCCCACAAACCCCAGCCCAGAAAAGGCACGGCGCGCAGCTGGATCTTGGCAAAGTAGCGACAGCGACCGAGCATTCCGGCGCGCACTGCGACCGCCTGGACCATGTAAAAGTCGTTCCAGCTGACGTGGTTGGCGACAATGACGGCACTTTCGCCGTTGGCCGGCAGAGGGTCGCCCGAGATGGTGACGCGCGCGCCATTGACGTCCTCAAAGATCCATTGGATCCAGCGCCAGACTGTCCATGCAAGCGCTGACGACAGGTCGTAGGTGAAGTTGGGGAACAGCGATTTGATGAGCAGCAGTGCCGAGACGGAAATGTCAATCAGAAGCAACCAGACTACCCAGGGGAACACGATAATGGCGCCGCGGACATGGGTGAACCAGGTCCCGCTCCCCTTGCGCGCCATGATGTGATGGGTGTTGGTGGTAACTTTTGACTGTGTGCTTGGGTTTTGTTGGGGGTTGGGGGTCTGGATCTCTCAATCGAGATTATGAAGCTGAAGCTATGGTGATAGCTTGGCGCGGAGTTTGACCTCAAACTTGAACAGGAAATCAAGGGGAATAAAaccagaacaaaaagaagcgaTTACCGACAGGGACACAATGGCTGGGAGAGAGGCCGAAGCAACGATAATAACGGATGCACAATTTGGGTTTCAGGATTGGAGATCGTTTGTCATGGTCTGTGCAACATTTTTGTAAAGTCGAGCCGTTCCATCATTTATGCGTGTGCGGTGAGACGAACCATGATCAGCCCGCTGTCGCCGACCAGTAGGCTAAACCTAAGCAGCAGATGATTTTGGGGCTAGCTAGTTCGCCAGCCTTATTCAGACCAACTATCAAGTAGCTGCTTCAACTTGGAAAACAATATGGTGAATTGGCCCTAAAGTTGAAGCAATGACTTCATTTCCTACCTCATCTTTTGCAACGGAAATGGGGCTCGAACCCTGACGACTGCAAGAAATCACAAGCGACGACCCGTCTCAAATTGTGGGCGATGCAACTCAGCATCGATCGAATATGGAGGTCGGTCATCGGGTTGATTCTGGCAGCGAAGTCCACTGACCGCGTGCCACTAGactcgaaaaaaaagtgtcaCGAGGGCTTACTGACCATGGGAGAGATGGAGTATGTAGAAGCCGATGTAACGACAAcaacaagcaaaagaaaagcaaataaGAGCAAAGAGAAACAAAGATATTGAGCTACACAATCTTTGCTGGTAATTACAGGTCGTGGATAGGTAAATGTAGTTCACAGACGACTGAATATTCACGGAGGAACAGCAACAGCTTTTTGCTTCGGTCCAGGCCAGCCCCAGAATACGTCACGCTAGCAAGGCTAGGCACCCAAGACCTCAGTGGGTCGCCCAACACTGAAGGTCCAGGTTTAAACCGCTTGGCACGGAGGCAATCTCATCTTCGAAAACACGTGCCCAGCACTGGAACTTTGAATTTCGTCGAAAACAACCCATTGTTGCGAAAATGAGAAAGAGATTGTGATGCCATCCAATATCCTTTCTAAAATTTGCAGCCTAAGCTTATATGGATGAGCTCAGACCAGAGAAACTCTTCTCATTCACATATCTGATCCCCCGCTATTCTCCAGGGCAAAAATGAACTTTCCTCAATACAACAGAACATCAGTCGCTTTTGACCCGGCATTGCTCCCGTAATACCGGCTAAATACACATCGCGTTACTAAGGTATGATTGTTATTGAACCTATTTACCGGTATGTTCAAGACTTACTTCCCTGATACCTAACCTTATCTATCGAGTGTAAGACCACGAGCCTCCAGCTGTTTGACAATGATGCCATCAATCCCTAGACTGACTACAGTAGCTTGCTGCCCCACTGTGAGGCTCTGACGTTAACCTGGACCTGGGGCTACTTCCCTACTTCGTACCTACCCAGCTGGCATCAAATTcggagacttttttttccacccaGCCTTATGTTTCTCTGGCGCGTCACTGGACCCAATACGCGGGAGCCAGCTTTTGAACCAAAAAATCATTCCGCAGCCTTGCACCCCAGGCTCCATTTTATATTTTCGTCCTGGATTAATGTACCTACGGCATACGCATCCTTGAGGCTGGTGCTGACTGACTGAGGCCGTTCGATGGAAGCTCGCGCAAAAGCAAACATGAAGCTTGGCTCGGCTCGTTCGGCTGCCCCACCAGAAAAGCGGCTTGGCGTCAGCCAGTGACGATTTGGGGTGAGATTCTCAGTTAGCCCGTCAATCTTTTCCCAATTGTTCTCGTCTCGATTCTCAGTCCAGATGGTGATGATGCGGGAACTTGCGAAATGTTGTGTACGTCTGAGCCATCTCGAAAGAGTGTGGCACATGcatgcccccccccccccccaaacaCCCTGGAACCGGTTTCATATTTTTCACCAATGGGAGACATCACCGATCCGATCCGTCTAGGTTTGTTTCGCTGTGCTCTCGTGCCGAGGAATAAGAATACATTGAAGACCAAAGTCTGGTTCCGTCCTTCACTTGGCATGCCCTGCTCGAACTCGGGTGAGCCCCACGCCGGATAGGTTAAAGCTGATGCCCCCGCATAACGCACCAGAAGAGTCGGTCGAGGTTGGACAGACCCTGAAAAGCCGGCCATCAGTCGTTAGTTGTGATCGTCGAATCCACTAGCCGTGCTACATTTCAAACTCATGCCACCCCATCTTTTGTCTCCCGGGCCTTAACTTTCTTTCTATCTTCTCGGACGATCAAGCATGTGGCACGTCGGTTTTATAGTAACCCATTGATACCGTTTGCCTGCATCTTGGCTCGCTTGGATACACTCGACTTTTTAGGTGTACCAATTCTTCAGATCACTTCACAGCAGTCTTACAAATCATCACACCAATCCAATCCTCCCCTCATTTTAGGCACCATTTATATCTTTGCTTGCCATCCATCACCGTCCTGAACACTGAAACGGGCTGGTCTCGGCTGCTCCAGCCTGCCATttaggcggcggcggcggcttttCAACCCGGACCCGCCCCTACGTCCTGTTTATCTCACCTTACCAAAAATTAATAATTAGTGTAGTGTAGGTATTGCCCATTCCTACACTAGTTCTCCGCCAACAATCGATATCGTTGAAAGTGCTCCCTTCTATGGGATCAACTAGACACAGCTTGGTTTTTAACTGCCTCCAGTACGCCCATCATACCAATGCTGTTATCAAATGACTGACTTCGGTCCTATAGCGGCGTATCTTCGCCACCGATGCAGAGCTACGAAGGAAGTGGCGGTAGCGATGGCGGACATGACAAGAGCCCCTTGAGCTCTATTCCATCGAATTTCCTCAGAAATCTCACTgacaaaagaacaaaatgTGGGTTCTGGCCAAACCTATCCTTCTATTTGGAGCCTATACTATGCTAACAACACAGCACAGCTGATGCTCCTGCACCAAAACGTCGAGGTCCAAAGCCAGATAGCAAGCCTGCCCTAACGAGACGTCAGGAGCTTAATAGGCAAGCGCAGCGGTATGTATGATATCTGCCTGCTACTGAGACACATTAAGCTAATCACGCACTGAGGGCCTGGGCTCAGAACGCACCGAGAGAGGAAAGAATTATACATCAAGGCTCTTGAGGATGAGGTATTACGTTTGAAGGAGACTTACAGCAACGTATCTCAAGCCAAAGACAATCTTTCAAACGAGAACCGGCAGCTCAAGCAACTACTCGCACAGAATGGCATTTCGTTTGGTGGCGCCATGGGGATTGCGAGTGGGATGATGGATGATGGCAGCATCGATTATGCATCGTCGAGCGCCACTGGAAGTGGCTATGGGGGAGGACCGGCCTCATCCCATACAAGTGCCTTTACGCCTTCGCCGCTTGCATCTGATACAGCCAACAGTCAACAGTATAGCCGGACTCCCACGGGACACGGAAGTCTATCGCCACATCCTGGCGGCCACCACCAGCATACAAACGCTCAACACCACCCAAGACATGGTGCACAGCCGTTGAATAATCCAGGGGTGGATTATGAGCAGGCAGGGATTGACTTTGTCTTAGCGTACGAGAACCCCCACGAGAAACGTCTAGCATCTTGAACAAAAACCCACAAGATAGTTTCCATGTACTGCCATACTGTGGCCACTTGGTCTACTTTCTTCGATCGACAAGTTCGCGATCGGTTTTTGGCCGCTTGATTGCGTGTCGGCCACGCCCATACACGTACGCACAAAATACACACATCGACACTACGCGAAGCCGTGGGGTGTAAGAGAGTGTTGTTCCATTTCCACAACAACACAGTTTGGAATCACCACTTGGAGAAGAAATCTGAGGGTTTGGGTCATGGGTATCAATGACATAGATTGCTGACTTGATGCCGAAAGTAAAAACCCAACGTGGAAACTGCAGTCTTGAGAAGCCATGTATGGATCACTTGCCCTGGCTACTAGAACGCGGAACCGAGACAGGAGGCGAAGCTTGCGGCCATGCTCTAATGGCGTCGTGCCCGCCCGAGCCCTTTTCCGAGCTGACGCCAGACATACCCTTTGGCTACTCGAACGTCAAAAACGGTGAGCTCGACTCGGGCCAGAGGACCTGGGAGCTGTCAAAAGGTGACCTCAACACATTGCTGGATTTGAGCAAGCGGCTCAACCTGGACGGCGAGATCACGCCTGTAATGGCCTGGGGCATGGTTCTTGCCCATCCTCGTCTCGGGGAGATGACTCCAAAGGACTTCAAGAAGCTGACAGAAGAGCTATGTGGCAAGGTCCGCTGCTATGGGTAAGCTGATCTCCCCCAAGTATCCTAACTGCTGGTTCTTATCAGCGTACTTGGAAAGTTGTCACCTGGTGTGACTGACGAACTGCTAGCTTTGGCGCGGTGATGGAGGAGTTCGAGGCTCGCGACGCAATCGAGAATGTTTTCTCGACTAAGCCCGATTCTTTTCACCAATCATATAGTACGGAGTACGGTGGTGGACGCTGAGTAATTTCAAGGTTTCCCATCTAGCAGCTTCACATATTTATTCGTTCTTCGATATTAAGAATACGTAATGACGATGTTTGACGGACTTTGAATTGTTTGTCAAGTGTATTAAGCGTGCAGAAGTTAGCTGTAGAATGGAAGCTGGGGATTACATTGCTACTTTGGAATTATATGTAAACATGTAGGGTAGCTCCAAGCATGAGGTCCCTGGATGACAGATGGTAACGATGAGGGTAGCATGTGAAACGTCACGTGACACAATGTCACCCAACTCCAAGAGTCCTGATTGCCCCGCGACCTGACCCACACACCCCACTAACTGCGATTTTTGAAGCACACAGGCAGAATTGCTCCAGTGAGGGTAGTGAACGGCAACCGacttgatctggatctgcccCCAAAGACCGCCAACGGTTGATAGTGACAGGTTGGACCCAGTATCTTCACCTTCAAACAGACTTCTCTCTTAAGAAAACTCGAGAAGCAACAGGTTCATTTGGATTTTATTCAACATGTCTCAGTCACTGGCGGATATTATCGCCGCCCTGCCGGATGGCGATGGCTGGGGCCCCGCGGTCACGACCGAACTCACCTTGAACGGCGTTCCGTATGCGCCGTTCTCCAAGGGCGACAAGCTGGGACGTATGGCAGACTGGACCGACGGCAAAGATAGGGACGGTCGTGGTGGCAGGCAACAGTACAACAGGAACTTCCGTGGTGAGCAGCGCCCGAGGATGCCCGATTCGATTCGCGATATGCGCCAGCCCAATATAGCAGCTCCACTAACCACATCTTAAACTTTCCCCCATTACAGACCAGCAGGTTTACGGTGCCGGCACAGCCTCGCTCTTCTCCGCCCCCCAGGCCGAGGACGAGTCGACATTCTCCGTTGTCAGCAACGTTCGCGACAGCACCAAGACGAGATTCGGCCGTGGCGCCGTCTTCACCCGCGGCGGTAGGGGCCAGCGCGGCGCGCGTGGCACAGAGCGTGGAGGCCGGGCACAGCTCTCCCGCGGACGTGGTGGGCAGTACGGGGGTGGTTACGACAGGGGTGGAAGGTCCGCCGCTGGCGGCAGGGGAGGTCGGAGGTTCGGCTGGAAGGACTACGACAAGCCGGCGCGCAACCGGGACGCCTCAATCAACGTCAAGGCCGACTGGTCGCTGCTCGAGGAGATCGACTTCAACCGTCTTGGCAAGCTCAACCTGGACGCAGACGAGGGCGAGGACGTCGACTCTTACGGATTTGTTCACTACTACGACCGCTCATACGACAAGCCTGCCGTCAAGTCGGCTGAGCGCAAGCTCAACCCCATCGACCGTGCCGCCTACAACGTTACCACCTCGCTGGATCCCGTCATCCAGGAGCTGGCCGAGAAGGATGAGGCCACAATCTTTGCTACCGACAACATTCTGTCGACCCTCATGTGCGCGCCGAGGTCCGTCTACCCCTGGGatatcgtcatcgtcaagcAGGGCAGCAAGGTATACTTTGACAAGCGCGACAACGCCGCACTTGACATGGTCACTGTCAACGAGAACGCCGTTGATGCGCCTCTGGAGGCCTCAGAGGGTAGCAAAGACAGCATCAACCAGCCTTCAGCATTGGCCGAGGAGGCTACCTACATCAACCATAACTTTGTCAACCAGGTCGTCATTGAGAATGAGAGCCAGAAGGTCGACATGGAGCACGAGAACCCATTCTACAACGCAGCCGAGGAGACAGAGCCGCCGGCATCCAAGGCCTACAAGTACAGGAAGTTTGACCTTTCAACCAACGACGAGGGACCAGTCTACCTGGTCGTCCGCACAGAGCTGGACGCTGTGCAAAAGAACTCGAACAACGGCGAGGATCAGTTCCTGACGGTGCGCGCGCTCAACGAGTTCGACAACAAGGCTCAGGGCTCGGGTGGTGCGCTCGACTGGAGGAGCAAGCTTGTCAGCCAGCGTGGTGCCGTTGTTGCTACCGAGATGAAGAACAACAGCTGCAAGCTGGCCAAGTGGACTGTCCAGAGTATTCTGGCTAAGGCAGATGTCCTCAAGCTTGGGTaagttttacttttttccccccagCGGAGCGCAGACGGTAAACCAGTAAGTGTAAACTAACATTGGACACCTTTAGTTTCGTGTCGAGGGCAAACCCCAAGTCCAACGACAAGCACGTCATCCTGGGTGTCATTGGCTGGAAGCCCAAGGACTTTGCTAACCAGATGAACCTGCAcctttccaacggttgggGTATCGTGCGCACGATCGCCGATATGTGTCTGAAGCGCGAGGACGGTAAGTACGTCCTCGTCAAGGACCCCAACAAGACCATCCTACGCTTGTATGAGGTACCTGCGGGTGGactcgacgaggaggaggacaaTGGCGACCTGGGTCAGgaggaagacgacgaggagtaGATGAATCGTTGATTGCCAATGGAGCCAGGTCTAGGGGTAAACAAAAAGTAATGACTTCTGATAGACGTTTGATATGAAACTGCACCGGTTGATGAACTTTGACACAGATGTATTTGATGGTGCTTGTATTTtcagtgtttttttttcttttttttggagaaaaaaaaaaagaaagtacaGGTTTGTTGGTGACTTTGTGTGGTACAGTGCCGGACGGGTGACATGAAATGTCTTGTACTGTGTATGTCAGTTGTCGCGAAAAACGCAACTGCCTACAATTTGAATGCATCGCTCCACCCCAATCGAATGTGAACATGATAGCTTGCCATTCATGTCTCACAGTTTGATGCAATGATTTCACGTCATCGCACACCGCCTTGAAGAATTAGGGCTGCTGGCGTTTACTTTCCGCGGCGTCGCACCTCTTCAATAACTGAACCAAACATGGCAGACAACTTCTCAATCT
Proteins encoded in this region:
- a CDS encoding eukaryotic translation initiation factor 3 subunit D; this encodes MSQSLADIIAALPDGDGWGPAVTTELTLNGVPYAPFSKGDKLGRMADWTDGKDRDGRGGRQQYNRNFRDQQVYGAGTASLFSAPQAEDESTFSVVSNVRDSTKTRFGRGAVFTRGGRGQRGARGTERGGRAQLSRGRGGQYGGGYDRGGRSAAGGRGGRRFGWKDYDKPARNRDASINVKADWSLLEEIDFNRLGKLNLDADEGEDVDSYGFVHYYDRSYDKPAVKSAERKLNPIDRAAYNVTTSLDPVIQELAEKDEATIFATDNILSTLMCAPRSVYPWDIVIVKQGSKVYFDKRDNAALDMVTVNENAVDAPLEASEGSKDSINQPSALAEEATYINHNFVNQVVIENESQKVDMEHENPFYNAAEETEPPASKAYKYRKFDLSTNDEGPVYLVVRTELDAVQKNSNNGEDQFLTVRALNEFDNKAQGSGGALDWRSKLVSQRGAVVATEMKNNSCKLAKWTVQSILAKADVLKLGFVSRANPKSNDKHVILGVIGWKPKDFANQMNLHLSNGWGIVRTIADMCLKREDGKYVLVKDPNKTILRLYEVPAGGLDEEEDNGDLGQEEDDEE